The nucleotide window TTAACGGCAGCCGAAGAGAAATGTTGGAGCTGCGGGATATCGCACAGAGTTGCTTTGCGGCTTATCAAAATCAGGATGGAAGGCTGCGCCGGCGCTTCGACGCTGATTTTCATACGAAGCTTTCCCAAATCAGCGGCAATGAATTGTTATGTAAAATGCAAAATGAGCTGTATCTGCGAATTCAATTTATCCTGCTGCATCAAAGTCAGCCGGAAGAAGAGGAAGAGAAACACCTGCTTCAGCACTTTGAGATCGTCGATGCGATGCTTCAAGGGGATCAACAGAAGGCGTTATCCGTCATCCTCGATCATCTGCTTGTCTTCTATCATCTGGAAGACACGTATCCCAAGGACTTCTTTCTTCTTTCCCCAGCATTGAAATAAACATTCAGTAACCGAATGCTTGAAGTCTCCTCTGCGGACAAATCGTTGGACTAAGTCCATTCTTCCAGCCAGTCCGTTTCGTTTGAGAACTTCCTTTCTCCACGCAAAAAAGACCGTTTCCCTTCTCCTTCGGCACGCTGCTCCTGCTGATAAGTTTGGGTTACGGTCTTTTCTTTTTGAATTCAGATCCGGTAAGCGTTGATCCAGCGCAGCCCCTCTGCTTTGCGGAAACGAACACTTCCTGCCTGCTTATTTTTTAGCCGGTACAATTTCGATCCAGTAGCCATCCGGATCTTCTATGAAATAAATGCCCATTCCCGAATTTTCAAAGCAGATCACGCCCATCTCCTGATGAATGCGGTGCGCTTCTTCAAAGTGATCGGTTGTGAAGGCCAAGTGGAACTCACACTCACCCAAATCATATTTCTCTGTCCGGTCTTTCAGCTCTGTCAGTTCCAGCTGAAACTGACCCAGATCATCTTCCAGATAAATCAGCTGGAAGCTTCCGTCGGCCGCGGTATGTTTGCGGGCGATATGCAGCCCCAATGCCTGTTCGTAAAATTCCAGCGAACGCTGCATGTTCAGCACGTTGAAGTTAAAATGAT belongs to Holdemania massiliensis and includes:
- a CDS encoding GntR family transcriptional regulator, whose protein sequence is MSKNALSNEVYHFILDQIFSCQLKPGEKIAEVTIAEQFGISRTPIREALRLLSNDGLIDLVPNRYAAVAQFTDQQIQEIGTIRISLDVLALRLAMLNGSRREMLELRDIAQSCFAAYQNQDGRLRRRFDADFHTKLSQISGNELLCKMQNELYLRIQFILLHQSQPEEEEEKHLLQHFEIVDAMLQGDQQKALSVILDHLLVFYHLEDTYPKDFFLLSPALK
- a CDS encoding VOC family protein yields the protein MKFTFNHFNFNVLNMQRSLEFYEQALGLHIARKHTAADGSFQLIYLEDDLGQFQLELTELKDRTEKYDLGECEFHLAFTTDHFEEAHRIHQEMGVICFENSGMGIYFIEDPDGYWIEIVPAKK